The window TACTATGTATATAATCATTATAAAAAACATTTTTGTTTTTAACAATTTTGATTGCTTCTCTCGCTAAAATAAAACATTCCCCATCCATTTTACGGGTATCACTATATATGGCTGTGCTTATTTCACCTATACCAACACCTGCATAGATGTTAATATGCGCTTTCTTGAATACTTGTTGCAATTGATCAATGATGAAATAGGTTTTTTCTGGTTTTTTCAATACAGCCTGCCATTCATCACCTAATGTTAGGGTCATTGGGGATAATAACAGGGACGTGTATTCTTTATTAAAGTCATCAACCATTTCTAATAATTCATCTTGTATGGTTAATCGTTGTGATAATTTCCTAGAGTTTACCATATCAATGTTAATCACACTATAAATCATGGACATCATCCTTAGTTAATATTGTTATTAAAGTTTCAATAAACATTTATTTCATCTTTGATATTACCATTCTGTTGATTGACCTGTCAAATATTGCTAGAGTGTTTTGACGCAACATCTAGGAAATGTCGTGTGTTAGCCCATGTTATATTTTAGTTAAGATAATGGCAAGGTCGTGAAATATAATGAGATAAAATATACAGCATATTTTTAGTAATGAATTTTGCTAAAAAATGGTATAATGGTGTATGAACGACTAAAGAAGAATCTAATGATGATTAATAGCGTTAAGAAAGGGAGGTATATATGGATTACCAAGATTTGATAACTGGAATGAAAAGATGTGGTTCAACTGAACATGATATTTGCGTTCATGGAATAGGCATAACACCTGAACAGGTTCAGGAAAATGTCATTATAGCCCCATGGTGGGAACCCTCCATACTTCCAGGTCTGGGTACAGCAGACTTTTTAAGTGCATCAGAATATTATCATATTAAAGCTTGGCATATTACTTCTGGTTCACTGAATATGACGTATATTAAAACGGGAATAGGTGCTCCTGTTCTCATGGATACCCTCTTGTCCTTAGGCGTCACAGCATGCAAAAAAATTATTTTTATTGGCTCTGTTGGTGCTTTAGATGAGACCATTGGTATCGGTGATATTGTGATTCCCTATGATACCATTTGCGGTGATGGAGCCTCTCGTTACATTGCTTCTGATTTGCTTAGTAAGGGCGATGTGTTTGGTGAGAAAGTATATCCTGATACCTACTTATTTAATAAAGCAAAAGCAATCACTGAATACCTATGCAAAGCAAATGGTGTTAAGTGGCACATTGGAAAAACGTTTAGCATCGATACAATATTTGTCCAATATGCTCATATCGATGAAATCTTAGGCATGGGATGTAATGTCATTGAAATGGAAACTGCTGCTGCTTTTAGAGCTGCGGCTCTTGCAAATATTCCAACGGTTGCTCTCTTTAGCGTTTCTGATAATACAG is drawn from Vallitalea pronyensis and contains these coding sequences:
- a CDS encoding SatD family protein; amino-acid sequence: MIYSVINIDMVNSRKLSQRLTIQDELLEMVDDFNKEYTSLLLSPMTLTLGDEWQAVLKKPEKTYFIIDQLQQVFKKAHINIYAGVGIGEISTAIYSDTRKMDGECFILAREAIKIVKNKNVFYNDYIHSKKNRVFFNAKPVMVNNRYDTFSEIAATRIDETTSIDDTTPITLMNIINNLVENNEVLKSKITAKQQDIITLYKQHNSYNKIMKFNKNTSKASISQKLNDAHYFVIKNNDDMIESMIGLYIRLREEICNE
- a CDS encoding phosphorylase family protein: MDYQDLITGMKRCGSTEHDICVHGIGITPEQVQENVIIAPWWEPSILPGLGTADFLSASEYYHIKAWHITSGSLNMTYIKTGIGAPVLMDTLLSLGVTACKKIIFIGSVGALDETIGIGDIVIPYDTICGDGASRYIASDLLSKGDVFGEKVYPDTYLFNKAKAITEYLCKANGVKWHIGKTFSIDTIFVQYAHIDEILGMGCNVIEMETAAAFRAAALANIPTVALFSVSDNTVINKSLVSGRTTHEMNYRKYVRRELFPKIILDIFNDVDYI